The Planococcus liqunii genome includes a region encoding these proteins:
- the yfmH gene encoding EF-P 5-aminopentanol modification-associated protein YfmH, with protein MNKVHFDQLDETLYKEQLPNGLEVYILPKKGFSKTFATFTTKYGSIDNHFVPFGGQEPVKVPDGIAHFLEHKMFEKEDGDVFQQFSKQGASANAFTSFTRTAYLFSATDQVTENVGTLLDFVQSPYFTEKTVEKEKGIIAQEITMYDDQPDWRLYFGIIENLYKNHPVKIDIAGTVESIQDITAEHLYTCYNTFYHPSNMVLFIVGAVEPDSMMDFIKANQSEKTFEEPKEIVRMYPDEPIEAAVKERTLEMSVQKPKVFVGIKPEALNLSGDEMLKHELAAQLAYELLFGRTSDFYHQAYESGWIDESYSFDYSLENGFGYALIGSDTAEPEVLAREIQHTLGNAMEKWPFGQADLDRVRRKKIGFFLRALNSPEYIANQFTRYAFNGMNLFDVVPFLEALEVPDLQAAFATVSAESQRSVFTILSPKKETV; from the coding sequence TTGAATAAAGTACATTTTGACCAATTGGATGAAACATTATACAAAGAACAATTGCCAAACGGGCTGGAAGTTTACATCCTGCCGAAAAAAGGGTTCTCCAAAACGTTCGCCACGTTTACGACAAAATACGGTTCCATCGATAACCATTTTGTGCCGTTCGGCGGGCAGGAACCGGTCAAAGTGCCGGATGGCATCGCCCATTTCCTGGAGCATAAAATGTTCGAAAAAGAAGACGGCGACGTATTCCAGCAATTCAGCAAACAAGGCGCATCGGCAAATGCCTTCACGTCTTTTACACGGACGGCGTATCTGTTCTCAGCTACCGATCAGGTCACTGAAAATGTCGGCACTTTATTGGACTTTGTGCAAAGCCCTTATTTCACGGAAAAGACCGTTGAAAAAGAAAAAGGCATCATTGCACAGGAAATTACCATGTATGACGACCAGCCTGACTGGCGCCTCTATTTTGGCATCATCGAAAATTTATACAAAAACCATCCTGTAAAAATTGATATTGCGGGTACAGTGGAATCGATCCAGGATATCACAGCCGAGCATTTATATACGTGCTATAACACGTTCTACCATCCATCGAATATGGTGCTGTTCATTGTCGGCGCTGTGGAGCCGGACAGCATGATGGATTTCATCAAAGCAAACCAAAGCGAAAAAACCTTTGAAGAGCCGAAAGAAATCGTGCGGATGTACCCGGATGAGCCGATTGAAGCGGCCGTCAAAGAACGGACCTTGGAAATGAGCGTCCAAAAACCGAAAGTCTTTGTCGGCATCAAACCGGAAGCCCTGAACTTATCAGGAGATGAAATGCTGAAACACGAACTGGCTGCACAACTGGCATATGAGCTTCTTTTCGGCCGCACGTCTGATTTTTATCATCAAGCTTATGAAAGCGGCTGGATCGATGAATCGTATTCATTCGACTACTCTTTGGAAAATGGATTCGGCTATGCGTTGATCGGTTCTGATACAGCTGAGCCTGAAGTGCTGGCCCGGGAAATTCAGCATACACTTGGTAATGCAATGGAAAAATGGCCATTTGGGCAAGCGGATCTCGATCGCGTGCGCCGCAAAAAAATCGGCTTTTTCTTGAGAGCATTAAACTCACCTGAGTATATTGCCAATCAGTTTACCCGCTATGCGTTTAACGGCATGAACCTGTTTGACGTAGTGCCGTTCCTGGAAGCACTGGAAGTGCCGGATCTCCAGGCAGCGTTTGCGACAGTCAGCGCAGAAAGCCAGCGTTCGGTCTTTACCATCCTGTCTCCTAAGAAGGAAACTGTGTGA
- the ymfI gene encoding elongation factor P 5-aminopentanone reductase, which yields MKRFAVILGASGEIGQAISRQLAGSGWSLYLHWNTAPVSALVDELALKHPLQEFIGVQADFAKDDGARKLAEQVFDAACIIVASGHALVKMLIDTTEDEMDALWRVHVRNPVSAIRLISPFFHRYPKTYVVFVSSVWGETGAALETVYSSVKGAQSAFVKAYAKEMALSGTRVNAIAPGFIQTKMNESFSDEELLAISEDIPLGLGSPQDIADAADFLVSGKADYITGQTLHVNGGWHM from the coding sequence GTGAAACGCTTCGCTGTGATATTGGGGGCTTCCGGAGAAATTGGACAAGCGATTTCGCGTCAGCTTGCCGGCTCCGGCTGGTCGCTTTATCTTCATTGGAACACTGCTCCGGTATCGGCATTGGTTGACGAGCTGGCTTTAAAGCATCCTCTCCAGGAATTTATCGGTGTGCAGGCGGATTTTGCAAAAGACGATGGGGCCCGGAAATTGGCAGAGCAAGTGTTTGACGCGGCATGCATCATTGTCGCGAGCGGCCATGCTTTAGTGAAAATGCTGATTGATACGACAGAAGATGAAATGGATGCCTTGTGGCGTGTCCATGTCCGCAACCCGGTTTCAGCCATCCGGCTAATTTCTCCTTTTTTCCATCGCTACCCTAAAACTTATGTGGTGTTTGTTTCATCGGTCTGGGGAGAAACAGGAGCGGCGCTTGAAACGGTCTATTCCTCGGTCAAAGGGGCGCAGTCAGCTTTTGTCAAAGCGTATGCGAAGGAAATGGCGCTTTCTGGCACGCGTGTCAACGCCATTGCCCCGGGCTTTATCCAAACCAAAATGAATGAATCTTTTTCAGATGAAGAACTGCTTGCCATATCAGAAGATATTCCCCTTGGGCTCGGGTCTCCTCAAGATATAGCCGATGCGGCTGATTTTTTGGTGAGCGGCAAAGCCGATTATATAACTGGACAAACGCTGCACGTCAACGGCGGCTGGCACATGTAA
- the yfmF gene encoding EF-P 5-aminopentanol modification-associated protein YfmF, translated as MFQTMNIAKGVNVHVNETTQFKTINFSLKFKDKLTKEKASARSILANVLQHSNEVYPSHTALRMVLDDLYGTSLYIDSSKRGNEHIVTLNVETVNDQYLSEEGVLEKVLNLMYIVLFKPNLENGLFKETIFNREKEAIKQRIESIFDEKTRYAQQRMLELALPEHPASIPANGTLEEVERVTNEKLFEEYQAMIHDNEIEIYAVGDIQAETISAYLKEYFKFEDRETSVDAPSVELVQPAETRVVEYEDMKQGKLHMAFFTPITFRDEKFPVMQLMNGVLGGYAHSKLFVNIREKESMAYYVSSSYASQFGLMFVLAGIDSKLEEKAVKLVLEQLEEVKKGNITDTELDQTKALLVNQLREALDSARGQIDIYDQYMELTEAFEPDYLISKWKAVTKEDIAQAAQQLSLEMTYFLSGKEDDSVE; from the coding sequence ATGTTTCAAACGATGAATATTGCAAAAGGCGTGAATGTGCATGTCAACGAAACGACGCAATTTAAAACGATCAATTTTTCGTTGAAGTTTAAAGATAAATTAACAAAAGAAAAAGCGTCTGCACGGTCGATCCTGGCGAACGTTCTGCAGCACAGCAACGAAGTTTACCCTTCTCATACAGCACTTCGTATGGTGCTTGACGATTTATACGGCACATCTCTTTACATAGATTCTTCCAAAAGAGGCAACGAACATATCGTGACGCTGAACGTAGAAACGGTGAATGACCAGTATCTGTCAGAAGAAGGGGTACTCGAAAAGGTTTTGAATTTGATGTACATCGTTTTGTTTAAGCCGAATTTGGAAAACGGCTTGTTCAAAGAAACGATTTTCAATCGTGAGAAAGAAGCGATAAAGCAGCGAATCGAATCGATTTTTGATGAAAAAACGCGTTATGCGCAGCAGCGCATGCTGGAACTGGCACTGCCAGAACATCCGGCTTCGATTCCGGCAAATGGAACGCTTGAAGAAGTGGAGCGTGTCACAAACGAAAAACTGTTTGAAGAATATCAAGCGATGATCCATGACAACGAAATTGAAATTTACGCGGTCGGCGATATCCAGGCCGAAACCATTTCAGCGTACTTGAAAGAGTATTTCAAATTTGAAGATCGGGAAACTTCAGTTGATGCTCCTTCTGTAGAATTGGTGCAGCCAGCGGAAACGCGCGTGGTTGAATATGAGGACATGAAGCAAGGCAAACTTCATATGGCTTTCTTTACACCGATTACATTCCGCGACGAGAAGTTTCCGGTGATGCAATTGATGAACGGCGTGCTCGGCGGCTATGCGCACTCGAAATTGTTTGTGAATATCCGTGAAAAAGAAAGCATGGCTTATTACGTTTCAAGTTCATACGCTTCCCAGTTCGGTTTGATGTTTGTGTTGGCGGGCATTGATTCGAAACTGGAAGAAAAAGCAGTGAAGCTAGTTCTGGAACAATTGGAAGAAGTGAAAAAAGGCAATATTACCGATACGGAACTTGATCAGACAAAAGCATTGCTGGTTAACCAATTGAGAGAAGCACTCGATTCGGCGCGCGGCCAGATTGATATCTATGACCAGTACATGGAACTGACGGAAGCGTTTGAGCCGGATTATTTGATCAGCAAATGGAAGGCTGTCACGAAAGAAGACATTGCACAAGCAGCACAGCAATTGTCCTTGGAAATGACGTACTTCCTATCAGGCAAGGAGGATGATTCTGTTGAATAA
- a CDS encoding YmfK family protein, with product MKEWYFEYEIQVNRPGLLGDIASLLGMLRVNIVTINGVDQGRRGMLLRAEHDVQLERFEQIVSTIETIAVKKFREPKLRDILAVRHGRYIQRDADDRKTFRFVRDELGLLVDFMAEIFKQEGHKLVGIRGMPRVGKTESVVAASVSANKKWIFLSSTMIKQTVRNSLMGDEHNSNNIFILDGIVTRRSADERHQQLVREMMRMPTIKVVEHPDMFVQQSEYNIEDFDYIIELRHHPDEKITYEVLERNNFMGDQNQSDMFGGFNF from the coding sequence ATGAAAGAATGGTATTTTGAATACGAAATTCAAGTGAATCGTCCGGGTTTATTAGGGGATATAGCTTCACTTCTCGGAATGCTCCGCGTCAACATTGTGACCATCAACGGCGTCGATCAAGGCAGACGCGGAATGCTTCTGCGGGCGGAACACGATGTTCAGCTGGAACGCTTCGAGCAAATCGTTTCAACCATCGAGACGATTGCCGTGAAGAAGTTCCGCGAACCTAAACTTCGGGATATTTTAGCCGTTCGCCATGGCCGCTATATTCAACGCGATGCCGATGACCGGAAAACGTTCCGCTTTGTCCGCGACGAGCTGGGGTTATTGGTTGATTTCATGGCGGAGATATTCAAGCAAGAAGGCCATAAACTGGTCGGCATCCGTGGAATGCCGCGTGTTGGTAAGACGGAATCCGTTGTTGCGGCAAGCGTCAGCGCCAATAAAAAATGGATTTTCCTATCGTCCACCATGATTAAGCAAACCGTGCGGAACAGTTTGATGGGCGATGAACACAACTCGAACAATATTTTTATTTTGGATGGCATTGTGACGCGCCGCTCTGCGGATGAGCGCCATCAGCAGCTGGTGCGCGAAATGATGCGCATGCCGACCATTAAAGTGGTGGAGCATCCCGATATGTTTGTCCAGCAATCCGAATACAATATTGAAGACTTCGACTACATTATCGAATTGCGCCATCATCCGGATGAAAAAATCACCTATGAAGTGCTGGAACGGAATAACTTTATGGGCGATCAAAATCAATCGGATATGTTCGGCGGCTTCAACTTCTAA